The following coding sequences lie in one Lolium perenne isolate Kyuss_39 chromosome 2, Kyuss_2.0, whole genome shotgun sequence genomic window:
- the LOC127333640 gene encoding protein argonaute PNH1: MASRGGRSGGRANPNAAQVGYGGVGGGGEYYGGRGGGNADGGAGRGRGYNQGGGDGGGHGRGYYQGDGGGGGRGRGYQGYQSGGDGGGRGRGRGYQGGGDGGGRGRGYQGDSDGGRGGRGRGGYQQGGNDYGRGRGGGYQVGNDYGGGRGGGGDGGRGRGRGGYQQGGNDYGGGRGGYQGGNNYGGGRGGGQNQPVPNLHQATGPPLSDRYAAEAAQLREQFKGLDINRAEPTFPARPGFGTAGRSCVLRANHFFVGLVDKGLHQYDVAISPEPTLPSVYRVVMSSLVSEHQHTSLGGRLPAYDGRKILYTAGELPFNSKEFEVTLSDKIGSSGPRREKKYNVTIKHTNLVSLQQLQMLMAGFSTDIPAQALTVLDIVLRDIVLNERNDMEYVKVGRSFFSWKIERPTNLGLGIQGWAGFYQSIRPTQSGLSLNIDVSSTAFVQAMPLIDFVGEILKRNGVINSITDYDYVKIKKALRGLRIEVTHRGEMRRKYRISGLTKQSTRDLRFESSTGVSKTVKEYFRETYNLQLRYDFLPCLQVGTEQKPNYLPMEVCNIVLGQRYQKKLDETQVTNMMAITCKRPSARETSIHKIVQKNNYNSTKRANEFGIEVDYNPTSVQARILTAPVLKYYGSGSNKCVPNNGKWNMVGKKVVNGAKVVNWLCVNFCHNLSLDDAGQFCFNLSAMCRTTGLSFQDGNPKISYVRPEQVEAALKEICLQARAVQKIDLLVALLPDKNGSLYGDIKRICETDIGVMSQCCLRKNVLNSSPQCLANVALKINAKCGGRNSVFADIPASLPVVSNKPTIIFGADVTHPNALDDSAPSIAAVVASQDWPEVTKYHGDVHAQGHREELIQGLEDIVKKLLLSFQRESKQRPQQLIFYRDGVSEGQFRQVLEKEIPEIEKAWKSLYNEKAPITFIVVQKRHHTRLFPSDSNQDTAGNVLPGTVVDTKICHPTEFDFFLCSHAGIKGTSRPTHYHILRDDNNFTADALQSLTNNLCYTYASCTRSVSTAPPAYYAHKLAFRARFYQTLGSDVASEVSSSSAAPPGVMKPLPEIKDELKRLMFYC, from the exons ATGGCGAGTCGAGGGGGTCGCAGCGGGGGGCGGGCGAACCCCAACGCCGCTCAGGTGGGTTatggcggcgtcggcggcggcggggagtaCTACGGAGGCCGCGGTGGCGGCAATGCTGATGGCGGCGCTGGCCGCGGGCGCGGGTACAACCAAGGGGGCGGTGATGGTGGCGGCCATGGCCGTGGCTACTACCAAGgtgatggcggcggcgggggtCGAGGACGTGGGTACCAGGGTTACCAAAGCGGCGGCGATGGTGGTGGCCGTGGCCGAGGACGTGGCTACCAAGGCGGCGGTGATGGTGGAGGCCGCGGCCGTGGCTACCAAGGGGATAGCGATGGCGGACGCGGCGGCCGAGGCCGTGGTGGCTATCAGCAGGGCGGCAACGACTACGGTCGCGGCCGTGGTGGGGGTTACCAGGTCGGCAACGACTACGGTGGCggccgtggaggaggaggcgATGGTGGCCGAGGCCGAGGCCGTGGCGGGTACCAGCAGGGCGGTAACGACTACGGCGGCGGCCGTGGTGGTTATCAGGGCGGCAACAACTAcggcggcggcagaggaggaggccagAACCAACCCGTCCCGAATCTGCACCAAGCCACGGGTCCTCCTCTGTCGGATCGCTACGCCGCCGAGGCGGCCCAGCTCCGGGAGCAGTTCAAGGGGCTGGACATCAACCGTGCGGAGCCGACGTTCCCGGCGCGCCCCGGGTTTGGCACCGCCGGGAGGTCCTGCGTGTTGAGGGCGAACCACTTCTTCGTCGGCCTCGTTGACAAGGGCCTGCACCAATACGAC GTGGCCATCTCGCCGGAGCCGACCCTGCCGAGCGTTTACCGAGTTGTCATGTCGAGTCTTGTGTCCGAGCACCAGCACACCAGCCTCGGTGGTCGCCTCCCCGCTTACGATGGCCGCAAGATCCTGTACACGGCGGGCGAGCTGCCCTTCAACAGCAAGGAGTTCGAGGTCACCTTGTCTGACAAGATAGGTTCATCTGGCCCAAG GAGGGAGAAAAAATATAACGTGACAATCAAGCACACCAACTTGGTCAGCCTGCAGCAGCTCCAGATGCTCATGGCTGGGTTCTCGACAGACATACCAGCGCAGGCGCTGACGGTCCTCGACATTGTTCTGCGGGACATCGTGCTCAACGAGCGCAATGACATGGA GTACGTCAAGGTAGGTCGGTCCTTCTTCTCGTGGAAGATTGAGAGGCCCACGAACCTAGGCCTGGGTATTCAAGGATGGGCGGGGTTCTACCAGAGTATCAGACCTACCCAGAGTGGATTGTCTCTAAACATAG ACGTGTCTTCCACTGCTTTCGTTCAAGCAATGCCGTTGATTGACTTTGTGGGAGAGATTCTGAAGAGAAACGGTGTCATAAACAGTATTACTGATTATGATTATGTGAAG ATAAAGAAGGCCCTCAGGGGTTTGAGGATTGAAGTCACGCACCGAGGAGAGATGCGCAGAAAATACCGCATTTCTGGCTTGACAAAGCAGTCTACCAGAGATTTGAG GTTCGAATCGTCAACTGGCGtatccaagactgtcaaggaatacTTTAGAGAAACCTACAACCTGCAACTACGTTACGATTTTCTCCCATGCCTGCAAGTTGGTACAGAGCAGAAACCAAACTATCTACCAATGGAG GTTTGCAATATAGTTTTGGGACAGCGGTACCAAAAGAAGCTGGATGAAACTCAGGTTACTAATATGATGGCGATAACCTGCAAGCGTCCATCTGCGCGTGAGACATCCATTCACAAA ATTGTCCAAAAAAACAATTACAATAGCACCAAACGTGCAAATGAATTTGGTATAGAAGTTGACTATAATCCAACTTCTGTTCAGGCCAGAATTCTGACTGCTCCAGTG CTTAAGTACTATGGTTCTGGCTCTAACAAATGCGTCCCAAATAATGGGAAGTGGAACATGGTCGGAAAG AAAGTTGTAAATGGTGCCAAGGTTGTGAATTGGCTATGTGTAAACTTTTGTCATAATTTGTCTCTGGATGACGCTGGTCAATTCTGCTTCAATCTGAGTGCCATGTGCCGCACTACCGGACTG AGCTTCCAAGATGGGAATCCTAAAATATCCTATGTTCGTCCTGAACAAGTTGAAGCTGCTCTCAAGGAGATATGTCTGCAAGCGCGGGCAGTTCAAAAGATTGACCTCTTAGTTGCTCTGCTGCCAGATAAAAATGGCAGCCTATATG GTGATATTAAAAGGATCTGTGAAACAGACATTGGTGTGATGTCGCAGTGTTGTCTACGGAAAAATGTCTTGAACTCATCTCCTCAGTGTCTTGCAAATGTTGCTCTAAAGATCAATGCCAAG TGTGGGGGAAGGAATTCAGTATTTGCTGATATACCAGCAAGTTTACCAGTTGTTTCAAACAAGCCGACCATTATATTTGGCGCCGATGTTACTCATCCTAATGCTCTAGATGATTCTGCCCCTTCCATTGCTGCT GTTGTTGCTTCCCAAGACTGGCCTGAGGTAACCAAGTATCATGGTGATGTTCACGCACAAGGTCACCGCGAAGAGCTTATCCAAGGCCTTGAGGACATTGTTAA GAAACTCCTCCTTTCATTCCAAAGGGAATCTAAGCAGAGGCCACAACAGCTGATATTCTATAG GGATGGTGTAAGTGAGGGACAGTTCAGACAGGTTTTGGAGAAGGAAATTCCGGAGATTGAAAAG GCATGGAAGTCTTTATACAATGAGAAGGCACCTATTACCTTCATAGTGGTGCAGAAGAGGCATCACACAAGACTGTTCCCAAGTGATTCCAATCAAGACACGGCTGGAAATGTTCTTCCAG GCACAGTGGTTGATACGAAGATATGCCACCCAACTGAGTTTGATTTCTTCCTATGCAGCCATGCTGGGATCAAG GGAACAAGCCGTCCTACGCATTACCATATCCTGCGAGATGACAATAACTTCACTGCTGATGCCCTTCAGTCTCTTACAAACAACCTATGCTACAC GTATGCAAGTTGCACGCGCTCGGTGTCGACTG CTCCTCCTGCATACTATGCTCATAAACTCGCATTCCGAGCTCGATTCTACCAAACCCTGGGCTCGGATGTTGCATCTGAGGTAAGCTCAAGCAGTGCAGCTCCACCTGGTGTGATGAAGCCACTTCCTGAGATCAAAGATGAGCTGAAAAGGCTCATGTTCTACTGCTAG